Part of the Helicobacter bilis genome is shown below.
TTTTCTTTACACAGCTTTCTAGCATAAGGTGCTTATTAATACTATATTCTCCATGCTTTATGCGAGGGATAAGGTTATCTATCTCATGTGGTAATGCGATGGTTAAGTATCCAAGCCTACCAGAATTTATACCAAGTATAGGCACATTGCTGCCATAGCTTTGATTTGCAACAGATAAAAGTGTGCCATCTCCACCGATACTAAATAGCATATCTACATGCTTACATAGATACTGCATATCATAGCTTTCAATGGATTCTAAATCTAGCATTTTCGCACTAGAAGATTCTAGCATAACTTGTATATTTGCCTTTTCTAACTTCTTTTGTATCTCTAAGAAAATAGGCTTTATATGAGTGCTTTGGGGACGCAAGATGATGCCTACTTTTTCTACATTGCGTTCTTTTTGCTCCATGTATTATCCTTGATTCTGGCTAGTTTGTATGCAAATGCTCTGTGCGTTTAATCGTCTTATATGCTTCTGTAATCTTATGGAATTTTGTCGTATAGTCTAGAATCTCTTTTTCATTTTCACCATAAAAATTATCGGGGTGATATTCTCTTGCTAGTTTGAGATAACGCTTTTTCACAAGCTCAAAATCATCGCCAAATTGAGAATCTAAAATCGCATAACACTGCCTAAGCTCTTTTTCTTGCGAGGTCAAAAATGTGATCTCATCAGCATTAAAATCGCTATATTCAAAGGATAGCACTATGTTATGTATAATGCGATTGCCAATAAATCTCATAACGCTTTCCCAAAAAAACTCATTGCCTGATTGTAAATAAATTTCATTTTGACTCATGCCTATGTAGTGAGAGCCAAACATTGCCTTTATGTAGCGTTCTGCTACTCTGTTGCGTTTGCTTAAGGTGAGAATAATGCGAGAAGTGCCAATCATTTGAATTTTTACGCGAATTCTCTCTAATAGGTCAGTAGATTTTACCATCTTTATGCGTATGGGCAAATGGCTATTTGCTAGGGCAAATTCTAATTCAGTATTGTCGTTTGGGTCATAGTGATTTGCCGCATGATAGCACCAATTAATAAGATAGTTTTTCTTAACTATCTCACCATCATCGAGAATCAAAACAGAGCTTGATAATCTATAGTTGCGACTAAAATGCTTTTTTGCATAAGAAAGCACTTTTGGTAGAATCTTGCTATCTTCAGCAAGCTTTATTTGCACATATTTGTCGCAACAAGAAATCATCACTTCACCCTAAAAACCCTAAAGCATATCTATCTATTGATAATAATATAATTATACAGATTCTAAAAGATTATAGCAAAATTATGCAAAGATAACCCCTACGCCTAATCTTATCAAACATAAATCATAGCCTTAGATTCTAATAAGGCTTCATGGTTATTTCTAAAAGCAGCATTTTTCATTCCAAATATCTTAAACTCACTAGTCTCTAGATTCTAGCAAAATGCAACTCCAAAGCCTTGCATCCACTCATAAAGATAGAGAATCTGAAATCTTGTCATATTGAGCGCGTAAGCACGAAATATCTTTTTTAGACTTCGTGCTAGATACTTCGCCTAAAGGCTTAGTATGACAAGCAGTTGTTTTAGAAACTAGAATCTATACGCCTGTGCTACCAAAGCCATTTGTATTTCTCTCTGTTTCATTCACTTCTGCTACTTCGATGATATTTACTTGTGGCAAGGCACTTACTACACCTTGTGCGATTCTATCCCCAGCATTTATAACAAAATCTTGTGTGCTAAAGTTTGCTAAAATGATTTGCAACTCCCCCCTATAATCACTATCAATAGTCCCGGGGGAATTTAGCACCATAATCTTATGCTTTAAGGCTAAACCGCTTCTACTTCTCACCTGTATCTCATAGCCTTTATCTATTTGCATACAAAGCCCTGTGCGAATTAAAGCATGGCTATTAGCTTTCAATACATAAGATTCTAAAGCATGAAAGTCAAATCCAGCAGATTCAGCCGTTGCAAACTGCGGTATTATCGCATTTTCATGCAGCTTTTTAAATTGCAGGGTAATGGCATGTTTTGTTTGCATTCTTAATCCTAGTATAAATTTTATTTGCTTTTTACAGATTCTATGCGGTTTAGTCGCTCTTCTTCTTGCTCTTTATACAGCGTAGCACAGCCTTTTGCAAGCTCTCTTATCTTTAGAATGTATTCTTGTCTTTGTGCGACAGAGATAGCCTTTCTTGCATCAAGCACATTGAAAAAATGGCTTGATAGCATTGTGTAGTCATAGGCTGGTAATGGCAGCTTTGCAAGCAGACAATTCCTTGCTTCATTCTGTGCGTTTTCAAAGCTTGTAAATAAAAATGCAGTGTCTGCTACTTCAAAATTATATTTTGAAAAC
Proteins encoded:
- a CDS encoding J domain-containing protein, whose amino-acid sequence is MISCCDKYVQIKLAEDSKILPKVLSYAKKHFSRNYRLSSSVLILDDGEIVKKNYLINWCYHAANHYDPNDNTELEFALANSHLPIRIKMVKSTDLLERIRVKIQMIGTSRIILTLSKRNRVAERYIKAMFGSHYIGMSQNEIYLQSGNEFFWESVMRFIGNRIIHNIVLSFEYSDFNADEITFLTSQEKELRQCYAILDSQFGDDFELVKKRYLKLAREYHPDNFYGENEKEILDYTTKFHKITEAYKTIKRTEHLHTN
- the dut gene encoding dUTP diphosphatase — its product is MTLQFKKLHENAIIPQFATAESAGFDFHALESYVLKANSHALIRTGLCMQIDKGYEIQVRSRSGLALKHKIMVLNSPGTIDSDYRGELQIILANFSTQDFVINAGDRIAQGVVSALPQVNIIEVAEVNETERNTNGFGSTGV